One segment of Rhodopirellula baltica SH 1 DNA contains the following:
- a CDS encoding mannitol operon repressor has translation MDELGLWPKRADGVTQDQGPAPNNSPSRLHIFPTRLSQPNREPFLGGQRLRSAQRPLVPRRTKSLTSACCTTTLGEGSVASDKPEHVILRLDNATSENTAHTPFSPDQPEINTLLFVQTMDDIDVSQFDGFPQHFQEVMEFRFSLNSETDRGCALMVASFLDHKLGKLLEAMFVDDSKVVSELFSHSGTLGTFSSRIDTAYALGLIGPNTRRDINLIRKIRNEFGHSHYTLKFTDDRIRSRCKELFHFNNIESTDDPRKMFVKTAISILALINSDLRRTEHRTVAKDLYLDATERKNIRNAFRCLPHRSMRKRKTR, from the coding sequence GTGGATGAACTTGGCCTTTGGCCGAAGCGTGCAGATGGCGTGACACAAGACCAGGGGCCCGCACCCAACAACTCGCCAAGCCGGCTGCACATTTTTCCTACCCGCTTGTCCCAGCCGAATCGAGAACCATTTCTAGGCGGGCAAAGGTTGCGTTCAGCCCAGCGCCCCCTAGTTCCTCGACGCACAAAAAGCTTGACATCGGCGTGCTGCACCACCACGTTAGGAGAGGGCAGCGTAGCCAGCGATAAGCCCGAGCATGTCATCTTGAGACTGGACAACGCGACCAGCGAGAACACCGCTCACACGCCCTTCTCTCCGGACCAACCGGAGATAAATACATTGTTATTTGTACAAACCATGGACGATATCGACGTCTCGCAATTTGATGGGTTTCCTCAACACTTCCAAGAGGTCATGGAGTTTCGTTTCTCGCTGAATAGTGAGACTGATCGCGGATGTGCGTTGATGGTTGCATCTTTCCTCGATCACAAACTGGGGAAACTCCTTGAGGCTATGTTTGTTGACGATAGCAAAGTTGTCTCCGAACTATTTTCTCACTCGGGGACGCTTGGAACATTTTCATCTCGAATCGACACTGCCTATGCGTTGGGGCTGATTGGCCCAAACACCCGACGAGACATCAATCTGATTCGCAAAATTCGCAATGAATTTGGTCACTCCCATTATACGCTGAAATTCACTGACGACAGGATACGAAGCCGGTGCAAAGAACTTTTCCACTTCAACAACATTGAATCAACTGACGACCCCAGAAAGATGTTTGTCAAGACGGCGATTTCTATTCTGGCGTTGATTAACTCTGACCTGCGAAGAACAGAGCATCGGACGGTCGCTAAAGATCTGTATCTCGACGCAACGGAGCGAAAAAACATCAGGAACGCATTCAGATGCTTGCCACATCGCTCGATGCGGAAACGAAAGACTCGCTAG
- a CDS encoding transcriptional regulator, with protein sequence MKRVSLPVVSAQDYRGAVEGELWELRPAAVAGSFSARSQPVNGSPEAIAKLAESMLQTPVDFPTVVEAIVPGDHVALAVDPNVPRVSDVLQGVLSTLVKANAGKVSVVLWHEADESLTARLQEELEAVQAGQETLKPMKVEVVRHEPHRRESLRYIVADENAEAVYLAKDLVDADFTLPILSARARDAINNIDPTGIFPLFADAATQHRYQTGVTTEPSEAAWLLGVQVMMLVSADAAGELGRLIAGTPDALRHELTNLYASGETADQESWDSEESASTSAAISETVPTAEMVVAALDGDEASQTWANLARAAIAAGRHVTLGGTIVIWSQVKTSPSPVWLRELGQPPIGIESNAEAAELDDADSQPNGSDDLDQDTAFKNWDAETPLARQWNQLIADGHVLLHCQLDDDMVESLGMGVIHSIEELRTLGARLSGAGVLRAAHYHTESIVAFSMTDEEVEP encoded by the coding sequence ATGAAACGTGTTTCGTTGCCAGTCGTCTCAGCCCAGGATTACCGCGGGGCTGTCGAAGGCGAATTGTGGGAGTTGAGACCTGCCGCGGTGGCGGGGTCGTTCTCGGCTCGCTCACAACCTGTCAATGGTTCGCCTGAGGCGATCGCGAAACTGGCTGAGAGCATGTTGCAAACGCCGGTGGATTTCCCAACCGTTGTCGAAGCCATCGTTCCCGGTGACCATGTGGCTTTGGCGGTCGATCCCAACGTGCCGCGGGTCTCGGACGTCTTGCAAGGCGTGCTTTCGACGCTTGTCAAAGCCAACGCGGGAAAGGTCAGCGTGGTGCTATGGCATGAAGCCGACGAATCTTTGACGGCGCGGCTGCAAGAGGAACTCGAGGCAGTGCAGGCCGGCCAGGAAACGCTCAAGCCAATGAAGGTGGAAGTCGTTCGCCATGAACCGCATCGCCGCGAAAGCCTGCGTTACATCGTTGCCGACGAAAACGCCGAAGCGGTCTACTTAGCGAAGGACTTGGTCGACGCCGATTTCACGTTGCCGATCCTTTCGGCACGAGCTCGCGACGCGATCAACAACATTGATCCCACTGGCATCTTCCCGCTGTTTGCCGATGCGGCGACCCAACACCGCTATCAAACGGGTGTGACAACCGAACCATCCGAAGCGGCGTGGTTGTTGGGTGTGCAAGTCATGATGCTGGTTTCCGCTGATGCAGCCGGCGAACTCGGTCGATTGATCGCGGGAACCCCCGATGCGTTGCGTCATGAATTGACCAACCTTTACGCCAGTGGCGAAACGGCCGACCAAGAATCTTGGGACAGCGAAGAATCCGCGAGCACTTCGGCCGCCATCAGTGAAACCGTGCCCACTGCCGAAATGGTGGTCGCCGCTCTCGACGGAGACGAAGCGTCGCAGACTTGGGCGAACCTGGCTCGCGCCGCGATCGCTGCCGGACGTCACGTCACCCTGGGCGGAACGATTGTGATTTGGTCGCAGGTCAAGACCTCCCCCAGCCCAGTCTGGTTGCGTGAACTTGGTCAGCCACCGATTGGAATCGAATCCAATGCGGAGGCAGCAGAACTGGATGATGCAGATTCGCAACCAAACGGATCCGACGATTTGGATCAAGACACAGCATTCAAGAACTGGGATGCGGAAACGCCATTGGCACGCCAGTGGAATCAATTGATTGCCGATGGACACGTGCTGTTGCACTGCCAGTTGGATGACGACATGGTCGAATCACTCGGGATGGGTGTGATTCATTCGATCGAAGAGCTCCGAACTTTGGGAGCACGTCTGAGCGGTGCCGGGGTTTTGCGGGCGGCGCATTACCACACCGAATCCATCGTTGCCTTCTCCATGACCGATGAGGAGGTCGAACCATGA
- a CDS encoding DUF1571 domain-containing protein, with translation MVTESSPNSSASTNSEANVPSRGRSRSFWVGLLCLVIGIGLGWILRGKQSPSSVATPPTVVGANSTASGDTSDGQTNIVSSEVPMEDVLKLAEESLQHLIDHVDGYTTRMIKHEQDRNGVLQEPSEMFMKIRTRHVGGEPGQGLRAYLRFETPESAKGREVIWIEDQNDGQLLVREAGFIGSMMTAKLEPTNFLAMRGQRYPITELGLTNLVRKLIERGSRDIDNPDVRVTRTEGHDFDGKSLTLLQIQRSQPTDQPDDFSLAEVVIDEEQKLIVSFRSFGWPDSEGETPPLIESYEYHDLVINPALTDLDFDPTNPDYTFPE, from the coding sequence ATGGTCACCGAATCTTCGCCGAACTCTTCCGCATCTACCAACTCCGAAGCCAACGTTCCTTCTCGCGGCAGAAGCCGATCGTTTTGGGTGGGATTGTTGTGTTTGGTAATCGGAATCGGATTGGGATGGATACTCAGAGGCAAGCAATCACCGTCCTCCGTGGCAACTCCACCGACCGTCGTCGGAGCCAATTCAACGGCTTCTGGTGACACGTCCGACGGCCAAACGAACATCGTTTCTTCGGAGGTCCCGATGGAGGATGTCTTGAAGCTAGCGGAGGAATCACTACAGCACTTGATCGACCATGTCGACGGCTACACGACGCGAATGATCAAACACGAACAAGACCGCAATGGCGTTCTTCAAGAACCATCGGAGATGTTCATGAAGATCCGAACGAGACACGTTGGCGGCGAGCCCGGCCAAGGCCTGCGTGCTTATCTGCGGTTCGAAACACCTGAGTCCGCGAAAGGGCGGGAGGTGATTTGGATCGAAGATCAAAACGATGGACAATTGCTGGTTCGCGAGGCGGGATTCATCGGCAGCATGATGACCGCGAAACTGGAACCAACCAACTTTCTGGCGATGCGAGGTCAGCGTTACCCAATCACTGAACTCGGGCTGACCAATTTGGTCCGCAAACTGATCGAACGTGGCTCACGCGACATCGACAATCCCGACGTTCGCGTGACTCGCACGGAAGGGCATGACTTCGACGGTAAATCGCTGACCCTGCTTCAAATCCAACGCTCGCAACCCACCGATCAACCCGATGACTTTTCCTTGGCCGAAGTCGTGATCGACGAAGAGCAGAAACTCATCGTCAGCTTCCGCAGCTTTGGTTGGCCAGATTCGGAAGGCGAAACGCCGCCCCTGATCGAATCGTACGAGTACCACGATCTGGTCATCAATCCGGCGTTGACCGATCTCGATTTCGACCCCACCAACCCCGACTACACGTTTCCTGAGTGA
- a CDS encoding metal ABC transporter ATP-binding protein, producing the protein MSSSVPPADSFVSNKPAGSTGDGEGSSSIALKVDDLTVAYHRKPVIWDVELEIPAGNLVGIVGPNGAGKSTLLKAAMDLIPRASGRVEVFGQPYAKSRGRVGYVPQRESVDWDFPVDALDVVTMGLYRRLGWCMPVRKKHRDLAREALARVGIADLAHRQISQLSGGQQQRTFLARALVQNADLYLMDEPLAAVDAATEAAIIDLLRQMRADGKTAVVIHHDLQSVPDYFDYVVLLNMRVVASGKTEDVFTSENLQKTYGGRLTLLDEATEAMRRRERSI; encoded by the coding sequence ATGAGTTCGTCCGTCCCCCCCGCCGATTCCTTTGTTTCGAACAAACCCGCCGGATCAACCGGCGACGGGGAAGGGTCGTCGTCCATTGCGTTGAAGGTTGACGATTTGACGGTGGCGTATCACCGCAAACCGGTCATTTGGGATGTCGAACTGGAGATTCCGGCTGGCAATTTGGTCGGCATTGTTGGTCCCAACGGCGCCGGCAAGAGCACGCTTCTCAAAGCCGCCATGGACTTGATTCCGCGAGCATCGGGGCGAGTCGAGGTCTTTGGCCAACCCTACGCCAAATCCCGCGGCCGAGTCGGCTACGTCCCGCAACGCGAGAGCGTGGACTGGGACTTTCCGGTGGATGCACTCGATGTGGTGACGATGGGTTTGTATCGACGCTTGGGTTGGTGCATGCCGGTTCGCAAAAAGCATCGCGACTTGGCTCGTGAAGCACTGGCGAGAGTCGGCATCGCGGACTTGGCTCACCGTCAAATCAGCCAACTGTCCGGTGGGCAACAACAACGCACCTTCTTGGCGCGAGCACTCGTCCAAAACGCGGATTTGTATTTAATGGATGAACCGCTCGCCGCCGTTGACGCGGCAACGGAAGCGGCGATCATCGATCTGCTGCGTCAGATGCGTGCCGATGGCAAAACCGCCGTCGTCATTCACCACGATTTGCAATCGGTGCCTGACTACTTTGACTACGTCGTGTTGCTGAACATGCGAGTCGTTGCGTCGGGCAAAACCGAGGATGTCTTCACCAGCGAAAACTTGCAGAAGACATACGGGGGCCGTTTGACATTGTTGGACGAAGCCACCGAAGCCATGCGTCGTCGGGAACGTTCGATCTGA
- a CDS encoding metal ABC transporter permease, producing MTEQLWRVISLQDHNTRVVIFGAAMLGLAAGLVGCFTLLRRRALVGDALAHAALPGIAIAFLWVTAMGGDGRSLPVLLAGATASGMFGIASILIIRRGTRIKEDAALGIVLSVFFGLGLELLGIAQQMKNGNKAGLESFIYGKTASMVASDAWLIAIASLICVVICVGLFKEFKLLCFDEAFAGSRGYPVVLLDAALMSVVVVITIIGLQAVGLVLVIALLVIPAASARFWTDRLVWMMVLSSAIGMVGCLVGAAASAMLPRLPSGAMIVLTTGVGFLISFFVGARRGLLIRMWRRRSLNASIDRQHLLRELYELFETDPSRLSVSWEELVQARSWSNKRLRKILEQASSDGWISENITKMEFALTKRGESEARRLTRRHRLWELYLIHHADIAPQRVDRDADAIEHVLEPETVAELESLLNAELGERRMPTDPHASSTEGVEA from the coding sequence ATGACCGAGCAACTTTGGCGGGTGATCAGTCTGCAAGATCACAACACGCGAGTCGTGATATTTGGGGCCGCGATGCTGGGGCTCGCCGCTGGACTGGTCGGCTGCTTCACGTTGCTTCGTCGCCGAGCGTTGGTGGGCGATGCTCTCGCGCACGCTGCGCTGCCCGGTATTGCGATCGCATTCCTTTGGGTGACCGCGATGGGTGGCGATGGCCGTTCATTGCCGGTTTTGCTGGCCGGTGCCACCGCTTCGGGAATGTTTGGAATCGCTTCCATTCTGATCATCCGACGTGGCACTCGTATTAAAGAGGATGCTGCGTTGGGCATCGTGCTGAGTGTCTTTTTCGGACTCGGTCTGGAACTGCTCGGCATCGCCCAACAGATGAAAAACGGCAACAAGGCAGGACTGGAATCATTCATCTACGGCAAAACCGCATCGATGGTCGCGAGCGACGCGTGGTTGATCGCGATCGCATCGTTGATCTGCGTGGTGATCTGCGTGGGGCTGTTCAAGGAATTCAAGCTGCTTTGTTTTGACGAAGCCTTTGCCGGCTCGCGAGGCTACCCGGTCGTGTTGCTCGATGCGGCATTGATGAGCGTCGTGGTGGTGATCACGATCATCGGCCTGCAGGCGGTTGGCCTCGTATTGGTGATCGCGCTTTTGGTCATCCCCGCCGCTTCGGCTCGGTTTTGGACGGACCGTTTGGTTTGGATGATGGTGCTCTCGTCAGCGATCGGAATGGTGGGGTGTTTGGTGGGAGCCGCCGCCAGCGCGATGCTGCCGCGACTGCCCAGCGGTGCGATGATCGTGCTGACAACCGGAGTGGGTTTTCTCATCAGTTTCTTTGTCGGTGCCCGCCGCGGTTTGCTGATTCGGATGTGGCGTCGTCGGTCCCTCAACGCCAGCATCGATCGTCAGCACCTGCTGCGAGAACTCTACGAATTGTTCGAAACCGACCCGAGCCGGCTGTCCGTTTCTTGGGAAGAATTGGTGCAAGCCCGCAGTTGGTCGAACAAACGATTGCGTAAAATTTTGGAACAGGCATCCAGCGATGGATGGATCAGCGAGAACATTACAAAGATGGAATTCGCCCTCACCAAACGAGGTGAATCGGAGGCTCGCCGGCTGACACGGCGTCACCGATTGTGGGAACTGTATTTGATTCACCATGCCGACATCGCTCCTCAACGAGTCGACCGGGATGCCGATGCGATTGAACACGTGCTCGAACCCGAAACGGTTGCAGAACTCGAATCGCTGCTCAACGCAGAACTGGGTGAACGTCGTATGCCAACCGACCCGCACGCTTCCTCCACCGAAGGAGTCGAAGCATGA
- a CDS encoding NUDIX hydrolase — protein sequence MKKKPSAATVKKLTKKSASRKSAKKSSRKSTRSSHPAAHPTSKSSVGRSTTKKPKKSTKKTAKKSAVKSVRKKSSAPPKRSQEPIEKAFRYCPSCQTPNDNPGEIPFRCHECGFAFFFGPVAAVGGLIVNEDQELLLVRRARDPGKGQWGLPGGFVDRGESIEEALRREVTEETQLKVTELSLLTTGPNNYTYAGVTADVIDLFFVCKVHANAKIQLEPSELTEFKWCVPTKRELNNMAFPSNRIAVEQWLQERKKTSK from the coding sequence ATGAAGAAAAAACCCAGCGCTGCAACTGTCAAAAAATTGACCAAGAAGTCCGCTTCGCGAAAATCGGCGAAGAAGTCTTCTCGCAAATCAACTCGCTCCTCTCATCCCGCGGCACACCCGACGAGCAAGAGTAGCGTTGGGAGATCGACCACCAAAAAGCCGAAGAAATCGACGAAGAAGACGGCGAAGAAATCTGCCGTCAAGAGCGTTCGCAAAAAGAGCTCCGCACCACCAAAGCGTTCTCAAGAACCGATTGAAAAAGCGTTTCGGTATTGTCCGTCGTGCCAAACGCCCAACGACAACCCCGGTGAAATTCCATTTCGGTGCCATGAATGCGGTTTCGCGTTCTTCTTCGGTCCCGTTGCCGCAGTCGGTGGATTGATCGTCAACGAAGACCAAGAACTGTTGCTCGTCCGTCGAGCACGCGACCCAGGTAAAGGTCAGTGGGGATTGCCGGGCGGCTTTGTCGATCGAGGCGAGTCCATTGAAGAAGCATTGCGTCGTGAAGTCACCGAAGAAACACAACTCAAAGTGACCGAACTGTCGCTATTGACCACCGGCCCGAACAATTACACCTACGCTGGCGTGACCGCTGATGTGATTGATTTGTTCTTTGTTTGCAAAGTGCACGCAAATGCGAAAATCCAATTGGAACCGAGTGAACTGACTGAATTCAAATGGTGCGTTCCGACCAAACGTGAACTGAACAACATGGCATTCCCATCCAATCGAATCGCGGTGGAACAATGGCTTCAAGAACGAAAGAAGACCTCCAAATGA
- a CDS encoding metal ABC transporter solute-binding protein, Zn/Mn family translates to MNSAIPTEPSAHAPARSTASRWAVVLMAGAMLIFGFAATKGCTNSAGKTKSNKLQVLATTAMVGDVVKAVGGDQIEVTVLLGPGVDPHLYRPTRDDMAQIKEADVVFYSGLMLEGKMSFTLEKVGKSKQVIAVTEHLDKDKLLSDSERSGHADPHVWFDVELWSLTADKVATVLGEELPDYQGTFQANSEKYQAELQLLADDAKAALATIPEDQRILITSHDAFGYLGRAYGIDVMGVQGISTDSEAGLQRINELVDLIVEKKVPAVFVETSVNGKSIQALIDGANSRGHSVTIGGELFSDAAGEEGTYEGTYLGMIDHNVTLITRALGGEAPENGLRGKLSMDADTINESSNAPN, encoded by the coding sequence ATGAATTCTGCGATTCCCACCGAGCCTTCAGCGCACGCGCCCGCCCGATCAACAGCGTCTCGCTGGGCGGTCGTGCTGATGGCCGGAGCAATGTTGATTTTCGGTTTTGCGGCAACCAAAGGATGCACCAACTCCGCCGGCAAAACGAAGAGCAACAAGCTGCAAGTTCTCGCGACGACGGCCATGGTGGGCGACGTCGTCAAAGCCGTCGGCGGTGACCAAATCGAAGTCACCGTGTTGCTTGGGCCCGGCGTTGACCCACACCTCTACAGGCCGACTCGAGACGACATGGCTCAAATCAAAGAGGCGGACGTGGTGTTCTATTCGGGATTGATGCTCGAGGGCAAAATGTCCTTCACGCTTGAGAAGGTTGGAAAGTCGAAACAAGTGATCGCGGTGACCGAACACTTGGACAAGGACAAACTCCTTTCAGATTCTGAACGATCAGGTCATGCCGATCCGCATGTTTGGTTCGACGTCGAACTATGGTCGCTCACGGCCGACAAAGTCGCGACTGTTTTGGGGGAGGAATTGCCTGATTATCAAGGTACCTTCCAAGCCAATTCGGAGAAGTATCAAGCAGAGCTGCAGTTGCTGGCTGACGATGCCAAAGCCGCCCTCGCGACCATCCCGGAAGACCAACGAATCTTGATCACCTCACACGATGCGTTCGGCTACCTTGGACGAGCGTACGGGATTGATGTGATGGGCGTGCAGGGCATTTCAACTGATTCAGAAGCTGGTTTGCAACGCATCAATGAGCTGGTCGACTTGATTGTCGAAAAGAAGGTTCCGGCTGTCTTCGTCGAAACAAGCGTCAACGGCAAGAGCATCCAAGCTTTGATCGATGGCGCCAATTCGCGTGGGCACTCCGTCACGATTGGCGGCGAACTGTTTTCGGATGCTGCCGGTGAAGAGGGAACATACGAAGGCACCTACCTGGGCATGATTGATCACAATGTGACCTTGATCACTCGAGCTCTGGGAGGCGAAGCCCCGGAAAATGGATTGCGAGGCAAACTGAGCATGGACGCGGATACGATCAACGAATCGTCCAACGCCCCAAACTAG
- a CDS encoding leucine-rich repeat domain-containing protein, with amino-acid sequence MLNKPAQRHHKSSDFDPHPGDREGVRALANRCRFQLDGRGRVWGVWIHVEFSDSEVEHLLQLPRLISVSFGASIRHTPALTEHGFAQLAKHRLLSGFFFQGNIQLNDSAIATIRDFPRLAHLMLPFCGVTDAGVRNLAIADRFFTLSLVGNSITDDSVPHLCRLKSLRRLWVGKTSISSFGYDELKAALPRCRTLNDVL; translated from the coding sequence TTGCTCAACAAGCCAGCACAGCGTCATCACAAGTCTTCCGACTTCGATCCGCACCCCGGAGACCGTGAAGGCGTTCGGGCGTTGGCCAACCGCTGTCGCTTCCAGCTCGATGGCCGTGGGCGCGTATGGGGTGTGTGGATTCACGTCGAATTTAGTGACAGTGAAGTCGAACACTTGCTTCAGCTTCCAAGGTTGATTTCCGTGAGCTTTGGCGCGTCCATCAGACACACGCCTGCTCTGACCGAACATGGTTTTGCCCAGCTTGCAAAACATCGACTGCTAAGTGGCTTCTTCTTCCAGGGCAATATCCAGCTCAACGATTCCGCAATTGCAACCATTCGGGATTTCCCTCGACTTGCTCATTTGATGCTACCATTCTGCGGTGTTACTGACGCAGGTGTACGCAACCTCGCGATTGCTGATCGTTTCTTCACCCTGAGCCTAGTTGGGAATTCCATAACTGACGATTCGGTACCACATTTGTGTCGTCTGAAATCGCTTCGACGGCTGTGGGTTGGGAAAACCTCTATCTCATCTTTCGGGTATGATGAACTGAAGGCGGCATTACCCAGATGCCGCACCCTGAACGACGTTTTGTAG
- a CDS encoding DUF7684 family protein — protein MRLIAQQGDRRFWFLRLKPPYDTAIPDFGTPFVAIVLACDPTIAPDIQAAISAELVAKDCRYVLAWGVDSSSWDDSVDWAFIATDPEFNPPNDRMVMTTCHDNETIDDVICFALRSTNFGLHKSHDYLALMIGNSSEIESDVLSAIRSKLITP, from the coding sequence ATGAGACTCATCGCACAACAAGGCGATCGAAGGTTCTGGTTTTTGCGATTGAAACCTCCCTACGACACGGCGATCCCTGACTTTGGAACGCCATTCGTCGCGATTGTCCTGGCGTGCGATCCAACGATAGCGCCGGACATTCAAGCCGCCATCAGCGCCGAACTTGTTGCAAAAGACTGTCGGTACGTACTGGCTTGGGGCGTTGACTCATCATCCTGGGATGATTCGGTTGATTGGGCGTTTATAGCCACTGACCCAGAGTTCAACCCGCCAAACGACCGCATGGTGATGACGACGTGTCACGACAATGAGACAATCGATGATGTCATCTGTTTTGCACTGAGGAGCACAAACTTCGGCCTTCACAAATCCCACGACTATTTGGCACTGATGATTGGCAATAGTTCGGAAATCGAATCCGACGTACTTTCCGCCATCCGAAGCAAACTCATCACGCCATAA
- the tmk gene encoding dTMP kinase, translated as MSPGPGNTDMPQTKSSPIAHPYPGRLITLDGIDGVGKSSQIEILAERLRSEGRNVLCVRDPGSTDLGTKLRAMLLDSDLEMHRRTEAMLFMASRCEMIESTLRSALADGVTVISDRFLLANVVYQSVGGEVDAQTLWQLGRLACGGVQPDVTLLLDLPAEISMQRVGGEADRMESRGVDYMAKVRQAFLDELPNAGGRTHVIDASGTIEEVAETIAAIELF; from the coding sequence ATGTCGCCCGGTCCTGGCAATACAGACATGCCGCAAACAAAATCGTCGCCGATCGCTCACCCGTATCCGGGGCGATTGATCACGTTGGATGGAATCGACGGTGTTGGGAAATCATCCCAGATCGAAATCTTGGCTGAGCGTCTACGATCCGAAGGCCGCAACGTTCTCTGCGTGCGAGATCCCGGTTCGACCGATCTGGGCACGAAGCTGCGAGCGATGTTGCTGGACAGCGATTTGGAAATGCATCGTCGAACGGAGGCTATGCTGTTCATGGCCAGTCGCTGCGAGATGATCGAATCCACTTTGCGATCGGCGCTCGCTGATGGAGTGACGGTGATCAGCGACCGATTCTTGCTGGCCAACGTGGTCTATCAAAGCGTCGGCGGAGAAGTCGACGCGCAGACGTTGTGGCAACTTGGACGACTCGCGTGCGGCGGAGTTCAGCCGGACGTGACGCTGTTGCTGGATTTGCCCGCTGAGATTTCGATGCAGCGAGTCGGTGGCGAAGCCGATCGAATGGAATCGCGAGGCGTCGATTACATGGCCAAAGTTCGGCAAGCCTTCTTGGACGAATTGCCCAACGCCGGTGGTCGCACACACGTCATCGATGCATCGGGAACGATCGAAGAAGTCGCCGAAACCATCGCAGCGATCGAGCTGTTCTGA
- a CDS encoding iron chelate uptake ABC transporter family permease subunit — protein MIGQADTEPFWMVEWNWALDGWIVAAGMLCAVASSLLGCFLVLRRMSLLGDAISHAVLPGLAAAFLISGSRSSGWMFLGAVIVGVLTALLSDWIHVRGEVDEGASMGVVFTTLFAAGLVMIVLAADRVDLDPGCVLYGAIESTPLDTWTVPIPILGSTEIPRVVVVLSIVTFINAAFVILFFKELKMATFDAELATSSGFSAKAIHYVLMTLVAVTAVACFESVGNILVVAMLVVPAATAYLLTDRLGMMIVLACLIGAVCAWAGHVAAVEIPTWFGFRSTTTAGMMAVATGFAFTLAVVGSPRRGLIPQWFRKQWLRWTILTDDVLALLYRMEEKTLDERPIADAMAMQADLDAWMADVLLTNRFAIKSAVKYHAWRGRIETAQADASTSTANDKDHSEVFVPKLTDVGRTEAESLVRSHRLWEQYLVTRVDLEGSRIHQKAHQLEHFTDRQLQDQLDHQTDSPEKDPHGSPIPSASDKQS, from the coding sequence ATGATCGGACAGGCTGACACCGAACCATTTTGGATGGTGGAATGGAATTGGGCGTTGGACGGTTGGATCGTCGCGGCGGGGATGCTGTGCGCGGTCGCCTCGTCGCTGCTCGGTTGCTTTTTGGTACTTCGCCGCATGAGCCTGCTTGGTGATGCGATCAGCCACGCGGTGTTGCCCGGTTTGGCCGCGGCTTTTCTCATCTCGGGCAGCCGAAGCAGCGGCTGGATGTTCCTTGGTGCGGTGATCGTGGGTGTTCTCACCGCACTCCTATCAGACTGGATTCACGTTCGTGGTGAAGTCGACGAAGGTGCCTCCATGGGCGTCGTCTTCACCACGTTGTTTGCCGCCGGCTTGGTGATGATTGTGTTGGCCGCCGACCGAGTGGATCTCGATCCCGGATGCGTGCTCTACGGTGCGATTGAATCCACGCCACTGGATACGTGGACGGTTCCCATACCGATTCTCGGTTCCACCGAAATCCCTCGCGTGGTCGTGGTTCTGTCGATCGTGACTTTCATCAACGCGGCATTTGTCATCTTGTTCTTCAAGGAACTGAAGATGGCAACCTTTGACGCTGAACTGGCCACCTCCAGCGGGTTCTCGGCCAAAGCGATTCACTATGTACTGATGACTTTGGTCGCCGTGACGGCCGTTGCCTGTTTCGAAAGCGTGGGCAATATCTTGGTCGTTGCCATGCTGGTCGTGCCCGCCGCGACCGCCTATTTGCTGACCGATCGGTTGGGCATGATGATCGTGCTGGCTTGCTTGATAGGTGCCGTCTGCGCATGGGCCGGACATGTCGCCGCCGTCGAAATCCCAACTTGGTTCGGTTTCCGTAGCACGACCACCGCCGGCATGATGGCAGTTGCCACCGGTTTCGCATTCACTCTGGCCGTTGTCGGTTCACCTCGTCGTGGACTGATTCCACAGTGGTTCCGCAAACAATGGCTGCGGTGGACCATTTTGACCGACGACGTGCTAGCGTTACTTTATCGAATGGAAGAAAAGACGCTGGACGAACGGCCAATCGCTGACGCGATGGCAATGCAAGCCGACCTGGATGCTTGGATGGCCGATGTGTTGCTGACCAACCGTTTCGCAATCAAGTCAGCGGTGAAGTATCACGCATGGCGAGGTCGCATCGAAACGGCTCAAGCGGATGCTTCGACCAGCACGGCCAATGACAAAGACCATTCCGAAGTGTTTGTTCCAAAGCTGACCGACGTTGGCCGAACCGAGGCGGAATCATTGGTTCGCTCGCACCGGTTGTGGGAACAGTACTTGGTCACGCGGGTGGATTTAGAAGGCAGTCGAATTCACCAGAAAGCCCACCAACTCGAGCACTTCACGGATCGACAACTGCAGGACCAACTCGATCACCAAACCGATTCGCCAGAGAAAGACCCGCACGGCAGCCCCATCCCCTCGGCAAGTGACAAACAATCATGA